In Macrobrachium rosenbergii isolate ZJJX-2024 chromosome 6, ASM4041242v1, whole genome shotgun sequence, a genomic segment contains:
- the LOC136839729 gene encoding glutamate receptor ionotropic, kainate glr-3-like isoform X2: protein MPPLTGNSLCATLVFMIASCGSWSPEFASKQLLLRVNQNTIGKITSPSHSTISADDVMKPITAFIKNSSRGVTLLYGPEYEEVINDLPELVAAEFVVQMSFKSDGKSETLRQMLTLSKKKSFLLLLETPASVLNIFQTMRKKMLKTHLVTWLLIMEGSDAHVSVARLEEFVNEGTQVIIFVKTSHGHFIHYLPSVDAYGITRFTNEGRWERAKELKAILSLEPQETYDLSGRHFKVAIKEIVLVLKVRKTLPDGSVEITGTDASIMNDLGSALNFTYKAYIPRDNAWGDLMPDGNVTGIIGMVAKGEANLGISVMSISDTRIRVVDFTAAYHSGRYLLMSRSPKEKNKALSILSPFTLQIWVFLTSTALLMGPVVYSISFLLYKLVAADVKMDLQWFQFNIFRSIVNQGSCINDDSLQVRLVLLFWFFFCSINAALYSGMLTAVLAIPAYETPIDSFEDLPRAVKDGFTVGTLGGSNYESFFKAATEGVLKQTWGLFNHEDRSKSFVDNVYTGVNRVLEEKFVFIIGDGFARLFEIMHGKEKLHLGREKLFPTYIGIVCQKGSPVTGALSRAVLRMADGGLLKKLTDDAYRIPAANRPAQETETKNIAITLTHLQAAFYMLALGIMISTVAMLVEKVTFYVNLQKEILF, encoded by the exons ATGCCTCCACTAACAGGAAATTCCTTATGTGCGA CTCTGGTTTTCATGATCGCGTCGTGTGGATCTTGGTCACCAGAGTTCGCTAGTAAACAGCTCCTGCTTAGGGTGAATCAGAATACCATTGGAAAAATCACCAGTCCTAGTCACAG TACTATTTCTGCAGATGACGTCATGAAACCAATAACAGCTTTCATAAAGAATAGCAGCAGAGGTGTGACATTATTATATGGTCCGGAATATGAAG AGGTAATAAACGACTTACCTGAATTGGTAGCTGCAGAGTTTGTCGTACAAATGAGCTTCAAGAGTGACGGAAAGTCGGAGACCTTGCGTCAGATGTTGACTTTGTCTAAAAAGAAGAGTTTCTTGCTGCTTCTGGAGACACCAGCCAGTGTACTCAACATTTTCCAAACA ATGAGGAAGAAAATGCTGAAGACTCATTTGGTCACTTGGCTTTTAATAATGGAAGGAAGCGACGCCCATGTCAGTGTTGCCAGACTTGAGGAGTTTGTCAACGAAGGCACTCAAGTTATTATCTTTGTAAAGACCTCTCATggacatttcattcattatttgccttCTGTCGATGCATACGGAATTACTCG ATTTACGAACGAAGGCCGGTGGGAAAGGGCAAAGGAATTGAAGGCGATCCTCTCCTTGGAGCCGCAGGAGACCTATGACCTGAGTGGACGCCATTTTAAGGTGGCCATCAAAGAAATCGTCTTGGTGCTCAAAGTGAGAAAAACCCTTCCTGACGGGAGCGTTGAGATAACAGGCACTGACGCAAGCATTATGAATGACTTGGGTTCAGCTCTGAATTTTAC ATACAAAGCATATATTCCACGAGACAATGCGTGGGGAGATCTTATGCCGGATGGGAATGTAACAGGAATCATTGGAATGGTAGCCAAGGGAGAAGCTAATCTTGGAATTTCAGTGATGTCCATATCAG ATACTAGAATAAGAGTCGTCGACTTCACTGCTGCCTACCACAGTGGACGGTACTTGTTAATGTCAAGATctccaaaagaaaagaataaggcGCTTTCAATACTCAGCCCCTTCACACTCCAG ATCTGGGTTTTTCTTACGTCGACTGCTTTGCTCATGGGACCAGTCGTGTACTCCATCTCGTTTCTCCTATATAAGCTCGTGGCTGCTGATGTGAAGATGGACCTCCAGTGGTTTCAGTTTAACATATTCCGAAGTATTGTCAATCAGGGCTCCTGTATAAATGATGACTCGCTGCAAGTCAGACTTGTTCTTTTATTCTGGTTTTTCTTCTGCTCCATAAATGCAG CATTGTACTCAGGAATGTTAACAGCCGTGTTGGCCATCCCGGCCTATGAGACTCCTATAGACTCATTTGAAGACCTTCCTAGAGCCGTCAAGGATGGCTTTACCGTGGGAACCTTAGGCGGAAGTAACTATGAATCTTTTTTTAAG GCCGCCACTGAAGGAGTTCTCAAGCAGACATGGGGACTTTTCAATCATGAAGACAGATCGAAGAGTTTTGTTGATAACGTTTACACTGGAGTCAATCGG GTTCTTGAGGagaaattcgtttttatcattgGTGATGGCTTCGCTCGTCTGTTCGAAATCATGCATGGAAAGGAGAAGTTGCACCTCGGCAGAGAAAAACTTTTTCCGACGTATATTGGGATTGTTTGTCAGAAAGGTTCTCCCGTCACAGGTGCACTTAGTCGTGC AGTACTCAGAATGGCAGACGGTGGTCTGTTGAAGAAATTAACAGATGACGCTTACAGAATACCGGCAGCAAATCGACCAGCTCAAGAAACAGAGACGAAGAACATCGCAATTACCTTAACACACCTGCAG
- the LOC136839729 gene encoding glutamate receptor ionotropic, kainate glr-3-like isoform X1 → MSPLIIHVFHLFFFSSLFRFVLSFLERMPPLTGNSLCATLVFMIASCGSWSPEFASKQLLLRVNQNTIGKITSPSHSTISADDVMKPITAFIKNSSRGVTLLYGPEYEEVINDLPELVAAEFVVQMSFKSDGKSETLRQMLTLSKKKSFLLLLETPASVLNIFQTMRKKMLKTHLVTWLLIMEGSDAHVSVARLEEFVNEGTQVIIFVKTSHGHFIHYLPSVDAYGITRFTNEGRWERAKELKAILSLEPQETYDLSGRHFKVAIKEIVLVLKVRKTLPDGSVEITGTDASIMNDLGSALNFTYKAYIPRDNAWGDLMPDGNVTGIIGMVAKGEANLGISVMSISDTRIRVVDFTAAYHSGRYLLMSRSPKEKNKALSILSPFTLQIWVFLTSTALLMGPVVYSISFLLYKLVAADVKMDLQWFQFNIFRSIVNQGSCINDDSLQVRLVLLFWFFFCSINAALYSGMLTAVLAIPAYETPIDSFEDLPRAVKDGFTVGTLGGSNYESFFKAATEGVLKQTWGLFNHEDRSKSFVDNVYTGVNRVLEEKFVFIIGDGFARLFEIMHGKEKLHLGREKLFPTYIGIVCQKGSPVTGALSRAVLRMADGGLLKKLTDDAYRIPAANRPAQETETKNIAITLTHLQAAFYMLALGIMISTVAMLVEKVTFYVNLQKEILF, encoded by the exons aTGTCTCCACTAATAATCCacgtttttcatcttttttttttttcctctcttttcagatttgttctttcatttttggaGAGGATGCCTCCACTAACAGGAAATTCCTTATGTGCGA CTCTGGTTTTCATGATCGCGTCGTGTGGATCTTGGTCACCAGAGTTCGCTAGTAAACAGCTCCTGCTTAGGGTGAATCAGAATACCATTGGAAAAATCACCAGTCCTAGTCACAG TACTATTTCTGCAGATGACGTCATGAAACCAATAACAGCTTTCATAAAGAATAGCAGCAGAGGTGTGACATTATTATATGGTCCGGAATATGAAG AGGTAATAAACGACTTACCTGAATTGGTAGCTGCAGAGTTTGTCGTACAAATGAGCTTCAAGAGTGACGGAAAGTCGGAGACCTTGCGTCAGATGTTGACTTTGTCTAAAAAGAAGAGTTTCTTGCTGCTTCTGGAGACACCAGCCAGTGTACTCAACATTTTCCAAACA ATGAGGAAGAAAATGCTGAAGACTCATTTGGTCACTTGGCTTTTAATAATGGAAGGAAGCGACGCCCATGTCAGTGTTGCCAGACTTGAGGAGTTTGTCAACGAAGGCACTCAAGTTATTATCTTTGTAAAGACCTCTCATggacatttcattcattatttgccttCTGTCGATGCATACGGAATTACTCG ATTTACGAACGAAGGCCGGTGGGAAAGGGCAAAGGAATTGAAGGCGATCCTCTCCTTGGAGCCGCAGGAGACCTATGACCTGAGTGGACGCCATTTTAAGGTGGCCATCAAAGAAATCGTCTTGGTGCTCAAAGTGAGAAAAACCCTTCCTGACGGGAGCGTTGAGATAACAGGCACTGACGCAAGCATTATGAATGACTTGGGTTCAGCTCTGAATTTTAC ATACAAAGCATATATTCCACGAGACAATGCGTGGGGAGATCTTATGCCGGATGGGAATGTAACAGGAATCATTGGAATGGTAGCCAAGGGAGAAGCTAATCTTGGAATTTCAGTGATGTCCATATCAG ATACTAGAATAAGAGTCGTCGACTTCACTGCTGCCTACCACAGTGGACGGTACTTGTTAATGTCAAGATctccaaaagaaaagaataaggcGCTTTCAATACTCAGCCCCTTCACACTCCAG ATCTGGGTTTTTCTTACGTCGACTGCTTTGCTCATGGGACCAGTCGTGTACTCCATCTCGTTTCTCCTATATAAGCTCGTGGCTGCTGATGTGAAGATGGACCTCCAGTGGTTTCAGTTTAACATATTCCGAAGTATTGTCAATCAGGGCTCCTGTATAAATGATGACTCGCTGCAAGTCAGACTTGTTCTTTTATTCTGGTTTTTCTTCTGCTCCATAAATGCAG CATTGTACTCAGGAATGTTAACAGCCGTGTTGGCCATCCCGGCCTATGAGACTCCTATAGACTCATTTGAAGACCTTCCTAGAGCCGTCAAGGATGGCTTTACCGTGGGAACCTTAGGCGGAAGTAACTATGAATCTTTTTTTAAG GCCGCCACTGAAGGAGTTCTCAAGCAGACATGGGGACTTTTCAATCATGAAGACAGATCGAAGAGTTTTGTTGATAACGTTTACACTGGAGTCAATCGG GTTCTTGAGGagaaattcgtttttatcattgGTGATGGCTTCGCTCGTCTGTTCGAAATCATGCATGGAAAGGAGAAGTTGCACCTCGGCAGAGAAAAACTTTTTCCGACGTATATTGGGATTGTTTGTCAGAAAGGTTCTCCCGTCACAGGTGCACTTAGTCGTGC AGTACTCAGAATGGCAGACGGTGGTCTGTTGAAGAAATTAACAGATGACGCTTACAGAATACCGGCAGCAAATCGACCAGCTCAAGAAACAGAGACGAAGAACATCGCAATTACCTTAACACACCTGCAG